In the genome of Ctenopharyngodon idella isolate HZGC_01 chromosome 19, HZGC01, whole genome shotgun sequence, one region contains:
- the eomesa gene encoding eomesodermin homolog a — protein sequence MQLESILPGASVNLPKTFYNLSSSSESTNNSPGSTQIDFQDMDRTDSEQSSGAKKFLSGGNALIDEADSESFTGTKATAAAAPDARKSSPVIGGDDELSSARRYNIDELGTDRYFISSSQPSSDVTNPCSLFPYGGQTGSVYSGSNGSRYSSSLHYGSVLPPAGFSSAVCASRSQFGSGYQFGQGPGCLYPSYPGPGSSLSSMPIPGSGSAARAQVYLCNRPLWLKFHRHQTEMIITKQGRRMFPFLSFNITGLNLTAHYNVFVEIVLADPNHWRFQGGKWVTCGKADNNMQGNKVYVHPESPNTGAHWMRQEISFGKLKLTNNKGANNNNTQMIVLQSLHKYQPRLHIVEVTEDGVEDMSSEAKTQTFTFPENQFIAVTAYQNTDITQLKIDHNPFAKGFRDNYDSMYTAPESDRLTPSPTDSPRSHQIVPGARYAMQPFFQDQFVNNLPQNHRFYGSERAVPQTNGLLSPQSEDSAAGSASAQRWFVGPVQQSSASSKLDLSYDSEYSASSLLPYGIKPLPLQSPHALGYYPDSAFASMAAGWSSRSSYQRKMTTGLPWSPRPSPPAYTDDLLSSKDKLQDESSAAAPTTGSTGPWMEAPPVLKAVDSGDASAYSMACKRRRVSPGGSSTDASPTIKCEDLSSEEYNKESHKAMGYYAFYTSP from the exons ATGCAGTTAGAAAGCATCCTCCCTGGCGCATCTGTAAACTTACCCAAGACCTTCTATAACCTGTCATCGTCCTCAGAGAGCACCAACAACAGCCCGGGGTCAACGCAGATCGATTTTCAGGACATGGACCGGACAGATTCCGAGCAGAGCTCCGGTGCCAAGAAGTTCTTGAGTGGCGGGAACGCGCTGATTGATGAGGCGGACAGCGAGAGCTTCACTGGGACTAAAGCAACGGCAGCCGCCGCACCGGACGCCCGGAAAAGTTCTCCAGTGATCGGTGGAGATGATGAGCTGTCCAGCGCCCGCCGCTACAACATCGACGAACTGGGCACTGATCGCTATTTCATATCCTCTTCCCAACCGAGCTCCGACGTGACCAACCCGTGCTCTCTCTTCCCGTATGGGGGCCAGACCGGGTCGGTGTACAGTGGCTCGAACGGGTCCAGGTATTCGTCGTCTCTGCATTACGGCTCGGTTCTTCCACCCGCAGGGTTCTCATCCGCCGTGTGCGCCAGTCGGAGTCAGTTTGGAAGCGGCTATCAGTTCGGACAGGGTCCCGGGTGCCTGTACCCGTCCTATCCTGGGCCGGGCTCCAGTTTAAGCTCGATGCCTATCCCGGGTTCGGGCTCCGCGGCCAGGGCGCAGGTTTACCTGTGTAACAGACCTCTGTGGCTCAAATTCCACCGCCATCAGACTGAGATGATCATCACCAAACAGGGCAG GCGAATGTTCCCCTTTCTCAGTTTTAACATCACTGGACTGAACCTGACGGCGCATTATAATGTGTTTGTGGAGATTGTTCTGGCGGATCCCAACCACTGGAGATTTCAGGGCGGAAAATGGGTCACCTGCGGGAAAGCGGACAACAACATGCAAg GAAACAAGGTTTATGTTCACCCAGAATCACCAAACACAGGAGCACACTGGATGAGACAAGAAATATCATTTGGGAAACTGAAGCTAACCAACAACAAGGGTGCAAATaacaacaatactcag ATGATCGTCCTGCAGTCCCTGCATAAATACCAGCCGCGGCTGCACATCGTGGAGGTGACAGAGGATGGTGTGGAGGACATGAGCAGCGAAGCTAAAACACAAACCTTCACTTTCCCTGAAAACCAGTTCATCGCTGTAACGGCTTACCAGAACACAGAC ATCACACAGCTCAAGATCGACCACAACCCCTTCGCTAAAGGCTTCAGAGACAATTATGATTC GATGTACACGGCTCCAGAGAGCGACAGACTGACGCCCTCTCCTACTGATTCTCCGCGGTCGCACCAGATTGTCCCCGGCGCCCGCTATGCGATGCAGCCCTTCTTCCAAGACCAGTTTGTAAACAACCTGCCACAAAACCACCGCTTCTACGGCAGCGAGCGTGCCGTGCCGCAGACCAACGGCCTGCTTTCTCCTCAGAGCGAAGACTCGGCCGCCGGCTCGGCTTCGGCTCAGCGCTGGTTCGTGGGGCCCGTCCAGCAGAGCAGCGCGTCCTCCAAACTGGACCTGTCCTACGACAGCGAGTACTCGGCCTCCAGCCTGCTGCCCTATGGCATCAAACCCCTGCCGCTGCAGAGCCCGCACGCGCTGGGCTATTACCCCGACTCGGCCTTCGCCTCCATGGCGGCCGGCTGGAGCAGCAGGAGTTCATACCAGAGGAAGATGACCACCGGCCTGCCCTGGTCGCCCCGGCCGAGCCCTCCGGCCTACACTGATGACCTGCTGTCCTCTAAAGACAAGCTGCAGGACGAGAGCTCCGCGGCGGCCCCGACGACCGGCAGCACCGGCCCCTGGATGGAGGCCCCGCCGGTGCTGAAGGCCGTGGACTCGGGGGACGCCAGCGCGTACTCCATGGCATGTAAGAGGAGGCGTGTTTCACCCGGAGGCTCCAGTACAGACGCTTCACCCACTATAAAGTGTGAGGACTTGAGCTCTGAGGAGTACAACAAAGAGAGCCATAAAGCCATGGGTTATTACGCCTTCTACACGAGCCCTTAA
- the ppp1r18 gene encoding phostensin, with the protein MSRIYNIKTVGSRTAVCISERTADLPPHSGPQGKYNPIREAPSPDVLPETAKLWNHGRDSDKSETMESTGVQMVQRKLERLQLREQEAGCGAHNDRKAQTSMERSPFVEPEVRAAKRPDILRETQKSQEPTSLRFPQAQQKAQRLPTKPQQVRSFTINARNTESTENSTKPPEQSSPSSSSPCTASPSSTPSPPLFSIRSASGGPGKRGTTITITPRRPAGAASSNSIPTGTPATPKAAPQANIPKPAPSSTKEKGKKRYPTAEEIEVIGGYQNLERSCLVKSRGTPKAVKVCFDDAQLERVCEYPSEACELASLPCYPHPGPEDGGREEGWRGGEQEAEGQEEDEEEESAAFVSRSAMNESTGRVRFLKVDESCKRLSK; encoded by the exons ATGAGCCGTATATATAACATCAAGACAGTGGGCTCCAGGACTGCAGTATGTATCAGTGAAAGGACCGCTGATTTGCCGCCACATAGCGGACCTCAGGGCAAGTACAACCCCATTAGAGAGGCACCATCACCGGACGTCCTGCCAGAAACGGCAAAactgtggaatcatgggagggaCAGTGATAAATCTGAGACGATGGAGTCGACAGGTGTTCAGATGGTACAGCGCAAGTTGGAACGGCTACAGCTGAGGGAACAGGAAGCAGGATGTGGTGCCCACAATGACAGAAAGGCACAGACCAGCATGGAGAGGAGTCCCTTTGTAGAACCGGAGGTTCGTGCAGCCAAGAGACCAGACATATTAAGAGAAACACAGAAATCACAAGAACCTACAAGTCTCAGATTTCCACAAGCCCAACAAAAAGCCCAAAGGCTACCAACTAAACCCCAGCAGGTCAGGTCATTCACAATCAATGCCCGGAACACCGAATCGACAGAAAACTCAACAAAACCTCCAGAACAAAGCTCTCCATCGTCATCCTCTCCCTGCACCGCATCCCCCTCCTCAACTCCATCTCCACCTCTTTTTTCCATTAGGAGCGCCTCAGGTGGACCAGGAAAGAGAGGAACTACCATCACAATCACCCCTAGAAGACCTGCTGGGGCAGCCTCGTCCAATAGCATCCCAACAGGGACCCCTGCAACACCCAAAGCAGCCCCACAGGCCAATATACCCAAGCCTGCTCCCAGCAGCACCAAGGAGAAAGGGAAGAAGAGGTATCCTACAGCAGAAGAGATTGAAGTGATTGGAGGGTACCAGAACCTTGAGCGGTCATGCTTAGTGAAGAGCAGAGGGACACCGAAAGCG GTGAAGGTGTGTTTCGATGACGCCCAGCTGGAGAGAGTTTGTGAGTACCCTTCAGAAGCCTGTGAGCTAGCTTCCCTCCCCTGCTATCCTCATCCAGGGCCAGAAGACGGAGGGAGGGAAGAGGGGTGGCGTGGGGGGGAGCAGGAGGCCGAGGGACAGGAGGAagatgaggaagaggagagCGCAGCGTTTGTATCTCGCAGTGCCATGAATGAGAGCACAGGAAGGGTTCGATTCCTAAAAGTGG ATGAATCCTGTAAACGACTCTCTAAATGA